The genomic interval TACCCGCCGTGCTTTATTCCCATGCCGAAAACATTCTGCGAGATGCCGAGATTGCCATGTATCAAGCGAAGGTAAAAAATGGGTCTCATTATGCTCTGTTCGATCGCGACTTGCACCATGCCGAAATTCAACGATTAGAACTGGAGTTGGATTTGCGCCGAGCCATCAATCGTTCGCGACAGCGACACGATCGTCTAAGCTCCAACCGCTCTGCCGAACGGCTTTCCCTTCCCCTAGCTCCCCCGAATGCGGCCTATCCGGCTGACTTATCGACCGACCAACGACGTTTAGAACTCGAAGCCCAAAGCGATTTTCGCTTGTATTATCAACCGATTGTTTCCTTTGAAACGGGACGCATTAGCGGCTTTGAAGCTTTGGTTCGCTGGTATCACCCGACTCGCGGGATTGTTTCTCCGGTAGATTTTATTCCGTTAGCAGAAGAGACGGGATTAATTGCGGATTTGGGAGATTGGATTTTACACGTAGCCTGCCATCAATTGCGATCGTGGAAAAGTAAATTTTCAGCCGAGTTTGATGTAACCATGGTGGTGAACTTATCGAGTTTTCAACTGCAAAATCCTCAGTTAGCCAGTTATATTCATCATTTGCTCGCAGAAACGGGTTTGGGAACGGATTGTTTAAAATTAGAAATTACCGAAAGTGGTTTGATGCAAAATGAAGATCTGGCGATCGCGTTACTCAAAAATCTGAGAGATTCGGGAATTCAACTGAGTATTGATGATTTTGGAACGGGATATTCATCTTTAGCCAGATTGCATAATTTACCGGTGAATACATTGAAGATTGATAAGTCATTTTTAGACCGGACAACGGCGGATTGGGATAGTTGGGAAATTATTCAGACGATTATTGTGTTAGCTCATAAGTTGGGATTAACAGTGGTCGCAGAAGGCATTGAAACGGCGAGTCAATTTCAGTGGCTCAGCCGCCTCAAGTGCGATTATGCTCAAGGCTATTGGCTCTCGCGTCCGGTGGATGCCTCTGGAGCCACAGCTCTTTTGGTGCAAAATCCGCGATGGGGCGTGGGAATATAGAGCATGGGGAAGGGGTTGATGGGATGTCGGTGCTATGGTGTGAAGCGATCCTGAATAATGGCAGAATAGAGAGTAAACAATTATTGGTATACAGATAAGGTCTTATGGCAATTCTTTCCCAGCTCGAGACTGCATTAGTCCAAGGACGGGCCCTGAAAGTCATTAGTGGATTAATGAATTTTGATGCAGTCCGGGTCGCTATGGTGGTTAAAGCAGCCGATCGCGGTGGAGCTACGTTTGTTGATATTGCCGCCGATCCGGAGTTAGTGCGCCTCTGCCGCCAATTAACGACTTTACCCCTATGCGTTTCGTCTGTGGAACCGGCAAAATTTGTGGCTGCTGTCGATGCGGGAGCCGATTTAATTGAAATTGGTAACTTTGATGCGTTCTATGCTCGGGGACGGCGATTTGAGGCGGATGAAGTCCTGTCCCTGACGCAAAAGGTGCGATCGCTCCTTCCGGAAATTACGCTTTCGGTTACGGTTCCCCACATTCTCCCCCTAGACCAACAGGTCGAACTGGCGCAAACTTTGGTAGATGCTGGAGCCGATCTGATTCAAACCGAAGGCGGAACCAGCAGTCAACCGACTCATTCCGGGACATTAGGGTTAATTGAAAAAGCAGCACCGACTCTGGCAGCGGCTTATGAAATTTCTCGCAGCGTTGATGTACCGGTACTTTGCGCTTCCGGACTCTCTCCCGTTACGGCTCCCATGGCGATCGCATCTGGCGCTCGAGGCATTGGGGTTGGCTCGGCGATTAATCGTTTAGACAGCGAACTGGCTATGGTTGCAGTGGTTCGCTCTTTGGTAGAAGCGATTTCTACTCCCGTTGAGCTTGCGATCGCCGATTAGAATACTCTAGTCCATCGGCTATATTGAGGTTGGGTTCGCTGGCCCAACCTATTGCTTTATCTAAGTTGAATGAACTCATCTTTTTCGAGAAAACAAGCGTATAATCGGATCGCAAGATTAAGCTGTGACCCCAACCAATCGTTAACGTAAGATATAAACAATGGCGATTACAGAAGTTCGAGATGATGATTACTGCATTCAATACGAGTCCTCATCTGCCACAGCGATCTTTGAGGGGAAACTTAGCCTCCGAGGTCCTGCTGAATATGCTCCAATT from Roseofilum casamattae BLCC-M143 carries:
- a CDS encoding DUF561 domain-containing protein, which translates into the protein MAILSQLETALVQGRALKVISGLMNFDAVRVAMVVKAADRGGATFVDIAADPELVRLCRQLTTLPLCVSSVEPAKFVAAVDAGADLIEIGNFDAFYARGRRFEADEVLSLTQKVRSLLPEITLSVTVPHILPLDQQVELAQTLVDAGADLIQTEGGTSSQPTHSGTLGLIEKAAPTLAAAYEISRSVDVPVLCASGLSPVTAPMAIASGARGIGVGSAINRLDSELAMVAVVRSLVEAISTPVELAIAD